The following DNA comes from Mucilaginibacter jinjuensis.
TCAGTAAATAACTTATACTACATATTAGCAGCATTATTCCTGGCGCTGGCTGTATTCTTCTGGGTAACTAAACTGCCTAAAGTAACCAGCGATGAGAAAATTGAAGCAAGTAATAAAGCTAATTTCCCATTGTTTATCATCTTTATTGCATTCTGTCTAATCCTGGCTGCTACGCCATTAAGTAAAGCAACTGGCTTATCTGCTGCATATTTTGTATATGGGGCATTGGTTGCTATTTTAGCATCGCTGATTATTGCTTCATCTACAGCTACCAAACAAAAAGAAGGTTGGGGAGCTATGAGATATCCTCAATTAATTTTAGGTATGCTGGCCATCTTTACTTATGTAGGCGTTGAGGTAACTATCCAAAGTAATTTTGGTGCGTTATTAGAAACCAAAGCATTTGGTGGTTACGCTCCTAAAGATATTGCACCTTTTATCTCACTTTATTGGGGTAGCTTGATGATAGGCCGCTGGACGGGTGCTATCGGTGTATTTAACATATCAAAAACTACGCGTACAGTTTTAACTGTATTAGTTCCTTTTATCGCATTTGGTGTGGTACTACTTGCTAACTACATCAGCCATGCACCTATCGGGTTATTAGCACCTTACGCTATTTGTGTTGTGTTTTTAGTTGTAGGCTTCTTAATAGGTAAAGAAAAACCTATCCGTACATTAAGCATATTTGGTTTAATGGGGGCTGCATTTATGGCTATTGGTATGCTTACTACAGGTATTGTTGCTACTTACGCTTTCATCAGTGGTGGTTTATGCTGCTCTATCATGTGGCCATCTATTTTTGCGCTTTCGTTAGCAGGTTTAGGTAAATACACCAGTCAGGGTTCTTCTTTCTTAATCATGATGATTTTGGGTGGTTCAATCATTCCACCGGTACAAGGTATCCTTGCCGATGGCAGTGGTAAACTAATCCCGGGCATGAGTGGTATCCACTTCTCATATATTATCCCATTAATTGGTTTTGCTTACCTGGCATTCTTTGCCTGGAAAGCAGGAGCAGAGCTTCGCAAACAAGGTATCGATATCGATCATATTGAAGCAGGAGCAGGGCATTAATTTGGGGTTCATTGGTTCGCCAGCTCATTAGTTGATTGCTCTTGAAAAAGCGATACCAATGAACAAATAAACCAGTGAACAAATGAACAAAATGTCCCTTGTTCTCGAACATATTTTATAACTTGGCAGTCGGCCTATAATTGAACGTAAAGTACGTTTAATTATAGGCCGATGTCGTTTTAAGCTAACACAACTGTTAATAATACAATTTTATGAGTCCTGATTTGAAAGGCAAAAACTACACCTTGCCGTTAATTACGCTTACATCACTTTTCTTTATGTGGGGTTTTATCACCTGTATGAATGATGTACTGATCCCTCACCTGAAAAACCTTTTCCAATTAAGCTATTTGCAGGCTATGCTGGTACAGTTTTGCTTTTTTGGAGCTTACTTTATTGGGTCTGTTATTTACTTCACTATCTCTTATTACAAAGGCGATCCAATCAATAAAATTGGTTACAAAAGCGGGATTTTGTTAGGGCTTGTAGTATCAGCTATTGGTTGCGCCTTGTTTTACCCGGCAGCATCTTTTGCAGCTTATGGCTTATTCCTTGCTGCATTATTTGTATTGGGTTTAGGCTTTACCTTATTACAGATCTCGGCCAATGCTTATGTGTCATTATTAGGCCCGGAAGATAGTGCCTCTGCCCGTTTAAACCTTACACAGGCATTTAACGCATTGGGTACTACTATTGCGCCGGTTTTGGGTGGTTATTTGATCTTAGAATTCTTCGCTAAGAATGGTGTTATCTCTGCCGAATCAACCCAAATTCCATATTTGATTTTCGCAGGATTATTCATACT
Coding sequences within:
- a CDS encoding MFS transporter; translation: MEKNNANSNRSALYSLITVWFFWGFSAASNGVFIPFCKAHFHLTQFESQLIDFTFYGGYFIGSLVLYFASQATKVDILNKIGYKNAIVLGLVISTVGALLMVPSINAGVFGLILGSFFIIAIGFALQQTAVNPFIVALGSPETGSTRLNLAGGVNNFGSILGPVVVSFLLFGSAASNSNAVVSISSVNNLYYILAALFLALAVFFWVTKLPKVTSDEKIEASNKANFPLFIIFIAFCLILAATPLSKATGLSAAYFVYGALVAILASLIIASSTATKQKEGWGAMRYPQLILGMLAIFTYVGVEVTIQSNFGALLETKAFGGYAPKDIAPFISLYWGSLMIGRWTGAIGVFNISKTTRTVLTVLVPFIAFGVVLLANYISHAPIGLLAPYAICVVFLVVGFLIGKEKPIRTLSIFGLMGAAFMAIGMLTTGIVATYAFISGGLCCSIMWPSIFALSLAGLGKYTSQGSSFLIMMILGGSIIPPVQGILADGSGKLIPGMSGIHFSYIIPLIGFAYLAFFAWKAGAELRKQGIDIDHIEAGAGH